Proteins encoded in a region of the Paenibacillus sp. E222 genome:
- the ytxJ gene encoding bacillithiol system redox-active protein YtxJ codes for MADMTKMTSIEQLNSAVEATEDQPLLLFKHSTRCPISANAYQEMNNYLQNSPNEQVKYGIIYVVEDRPVSNEAADKLGVKHESPQAILVKKGIPVWHTSHSDITSTTITKALRES; via the coding sequence ATGGCTGACATGACTAAAATGACAAGTATTGAACAGCTAAACTCCGCAGTGGAGGCTACCGAGGATCAACCTTTGCTTCTGTTTAAGCACAGTACACGCTGCCCGATCAGTGCGAACGCCTATCAGGAGATGAACAATTATTTGCAAAATAGTCCAAATGAACAAGTGAAATACGGTATCATCTATGTAGTGGAAGACCGCCCTGTATCCAATGAAGCAGCGGACAAGCTGGGTGTTAAGCACGAATCTCCGCAGGCGATTCTAGTCAAAAAGGGAATTCCTGTATGGCATACTTCCCACTCGGATATTACTTCAACCACAATCACGAAAGCACTGCGTGAGTCCTAA
- the ccpA gene encoding catabolite control protein A, with protein sequence MTVTIYDVAREAGVSMATVSRVVNNNPNVKPQTRKKVYEAIDRLGYRPNAVARGLASKKTTTVGVVIPDISNSTFAEIARGIEDIANMYHYNIILCNADKKKEKEIRVINTLLEKQVDGLLFMGGTVTDEHIQAFQSAAVPIVLCATSDEKGTYPSVDIDHEAAAFDAVNTLIRHGHKEIAMISGTLQDPANGYARFQGYKKALEAAGMEYQEDLVRIGNYRYESGVEAMKYFLGLKKKPSAIFAATDEMAIGAIHSIQDEGLKVPDDFSIISVDNIRMASMVRPQLTTVAQPMYDLGAVAMRLLTKLMKKENVENPRVILPHETILRLSVSHADVV encoded by the coding sequence GTGACGGTAACCATTTATGATGTGGCACGTGAAGCCGGTGTCTCTATGGCAACGGTATCACGGGTTGTTAATAATAACCCTAATGTTAAGCCACAGACACGCAAAAAAGTATATGAAGCCATCGATCGGTTGGGATATCGTCCGAATGCGGTAGCCAGAGGTCTGGCGAGCAAGAAGACAACCACGGTCGGGGTCGTTATTCCGGACATTTCGAACTCAACCTTTGCAGAGATTGCTCGCGGAATTGAAGATATTGCGAATATGTATCACTACAACATTATTTTGTGTAACGCGGATAAGAAGAAAGAAAAAGAAATTCGTGTAATTAACACGTTGCTCGAGAAACAAGTGGACGGTCTGCTCTTCATGGGTGGAACTGTGACGGACGAGCACATTCAAGCGTTCCAATCAGCGGCTGTACCGATCGTTCTCTGTGCAACAAGTGACGAGAAGGGCACATACCCTTCTGTAGATATCGATCATGAAGCAGCGGCATTTGACGCTGTAAATACGTTGATCCGTCATGGACACAAGGAAATCGCAATGATCAGTGGTACCCTGCAAGATCCTGCCAACGGTTATGCTCGTTTCCAAGGGTACAAGAAAGCGCTTGAAGCAGCAGGTATGGAATATCAGGAGGATCTCGTACGCATTGGTAACTATCGTTATGAATCCGGTGTGGAAGCGATGAAGTATTTCCTCGGATTGAAGAAAAAACCATCAGCAATCTTCGCTGCAACAGATGAGATGGCAATTGGTGCGATTCACAGCATTCAGGATGAAGGTCTGAAAGTTCCAGATGACTTCTCTATCATTAGTGTGGATAACATTCGTATGGCTTCCATGGTTCGTCCTCAGTTGACTACTGTAGCTCAACCGATGTATGACCTGGGCGCTGTAGCCATGCGTTTGCTGACCAAGCTCATGAAGAAAGAAAACGTGGAGAACCCACGGGTTATCTTGCCGCATGAAACGATTCTTCGTCTGTCTGTAAGCCACGCAGACGTCGTTTAA
- a CDS encoding shikimate kinase — protein sequence MSKSNNIILIGMMGTGKSTVADMLARELGYRLIDVDAAVEKEEGCTIPELFTGKGETYFRDAESRMLCSVLEKKAQVIATGGGVVLRSDNCDVMSKNGWVVALTADPAVIVERVSGCDNRPLLAGNAEERIQTIMQERKDAYRFAHYTVDTTELSASEVTRLILAHYRV from the coding sequence TTGAGCAAGTCTAACAATATTATTCTCATCGGCATGATGGGAACTGGCAAATCAACCGTTGCTGACATGCTCGCACGCGAGCTGGGTTACCGACTGATTGATGTGGACGCCGCGGTGGAAAAAGAGGAAGGCTGTACGATTCCTGAATTGTTCACAGGCAAGGGAGAGACGTATTTTCGCGATGCCGAGAGTCGCATGTTGTGCTCGGTGTTAGAGAAAAAGGCGCAGGTGATTGCAACCGGAGGCGGTGTGGTTCTGCGTTCGGACAACTGTGATGTTATGTCGAAGAACGGCTGGGTGGTTGCCCTGACTGCGGATCCGGCAGTGATCGTAGAACGCGTCAGCGGCTGTGATAACCGTCCGCTCTTGGCAGGCAATGCCGAGGAACGTATTCAGACGATTATGCAGGAACGGAAGGACGCATATCGGTTTGCACATTACACAGTGGATACAACTGAGTTATCCGCTTCTGAAGTGACTCGTTTAATTTTAGCGCATTACCGCGTCTAA
- a CDS encoding type 1 glutamine amidotransferase domain-containing protein, with the protein MMRLTGKKVIALVDEEFEDLELWYPVHRVREEGAEVHLAGEKKGKTYIGKYGVPAEAEYSFDELDSSQYDGILVPGGWAPDKLRRYPKVLELVKEMHVDRKPIGQICHAGWVLISAKILDGVTVTSTPGIRDDMENAGAIWKDEAVVVDGHIISARRPPDLPPYGKAFCDALAEK; encoded by the coding sequence ATGATGAGATTAACAGGCAAAAAAGTCATCGCCCTGGTCGATGAGGAATTCGAAGATCTGGAACTGTGGTATCCGGTGCATCGTGTCCGTGAAGAAGGCGCTGAGGTGCATCTCGCCGGAGAGAAGAAAGGCAAAACCTACATTGGTAAATATGGTGTTCCCGCCGAGGCGGAATACAGTTTTGATGAACTCGATAGTTCACAATATGATGGTATTCTTGTACCCGGCGGCTGGGCACCGGACAAGCTTCGTCGCTATCCTAAAGTACTTGAACTCGTCAAGGAAATGCATGTGGATCGTAAGCCGATTGGACAGATCTGTCATGCAGGCTGGGTACTGATATCCGCCAAAATACTGGACGGGGTTACGGTGACTTCTACACCAGGCATCCGGGATGACATGGAAAACGCGGGAGCCATCTGGAAAGATGAAGCCGTTGTTGTGGATGGACACATCATTTCAGCTCGTCGTCCACCTGACCTTCCGCCGTATGGCAAAGCATTTTGCGATGCCCTTGCTGAAAAATAA
- the aroA gene encoding 3-phosphoshikimate 1-carboxyvinyltransferase: MDVIVKPTPSLNGEIGALSSKNYTTRYLLAAALADGTSTIHYPAHSEDSDAMRRCIRDLGAVLEEDDSKIVIQGFGSHPRDVRELNVGNAGAVLRFLMGITALCPEVTFVNTYPDSLGKRPHDDLIDALGQLGVEVQHEQGRLPITIKGGQAKGGHIRVSGSVSSQYLSALLFVTPLLAEDSTIEVLNDLKSKVVIGQTLEVLEQAGIVIHASDDYMSFRVPGGQAYKPQTYTVQGDYPGSAAVLAAAAVTQSDVKILRLMEQSKQGERAIVDVLRMMEVPLTHENDVVHVQGNGRLKAVEFDGDAATDAVLAMVAAAVFAEGTSRFYNVENLRYKECDRITDYLNELRKAGANVEERQAEIIVHGRPEGVEGGVEINAHYDHRVIMALTVVGLRSKEPLRIRDAHHVAKSYPQYFDHLQALGASVQWVKE, from the coding sequence ATGGACGTTATCGTTAAACCAACCCCATCTCTGAACGGGGAAATTGGAGCTTTGTCTTCCAAAAACTACACCACACGCTACTTGCTTGCTGCTGCGCTGGCAGATGGCACAAGTACGATCCATTACCCGGCTCATAGTGAAGATAGTGACGCTATGCGCAGATGTATTCGTGATCTTGGAGCGGTTCTTGAAGAAGATGATAGCAAAATCGTTATCCAAGGCTTCGGCAGCCATCCGCGTGATGTGCGTGAATTAAATGTAGGTAATGCGGGTGCAGTACTGCGTTTCCTGATGGGGATAACGGCACTTTGTCCAGAGGTTACGTTTGTAAATACGTACCCGGATTCTCTTGGCAAACGCCCACATGATGACCTGATCGATGCACTTGGTCAGCTCGGCGTTGAGGTGCAGCATGAACAAGGACGCTTGCCAATTACAATCAAAGGGGGTCAGGCCAAGGGTGGACATATCCGTGTATCCGGTTCGGTCAGCTCCCAGTATTTGAGCGCGTTGCTGTTTGTAACTCCTCTTTTGGCCGAAGACAGCACGATTGAAGTATTAAACGACTTGAAATCCAAAGTGGTCATCGGTCAGACGCTGGAAGTATTGGAACAGGCGGGCATCGTCATTCATGCGAGTGATGATTACATGTCCTTCCGCGTACCTGGCGGTCAAGCCTATAAACCGCAAACATATACCGTTCAAGGAGACTATCCGGGTTCAGCTGCAGTCCTCGCGGCAGCGGCTGTTACTCAATCGGATGTTAAAATTTTGCGATTGATGGAACAGAGCAAACAGGGTGAGCGTGCCATTGTTGACGTTCTGCGCATGATGGAAGTGCCGTTGACGCATGAGAACGATGTGGTACATGTTCAAGGAAACGGGAGATTGAAAGCCGTGGAATTCGACGGAGATGCCGCCACAGACGCGGTTTTGGCGATGGTAGCGGCTGCTGTGTTTGCGGAAGGCACCTCACGGTTCTATAATGTAGAGAACTTACGTTACAAGGAATGTGACCGAATTACGGATTATTTGAACGAACTGCGGAAGGCAGGAGCCAATGTAGAGGAACGTCAGGCCGAGATTATCGTACACGGTCGTCCGGAAGGCGTCGAAGGCGGCGTTGAGATTAACGCTCACTACGATCATCGCGTAATTATGGCACTGACCGTTGTTGGTCTGCGTTCCAAAGAACCGCTTCGTATTCGGGATGCACACCATGTAGCCAAGTCTTATCCCCAATATTTCGATCATTTGCAGGCGCTTGGCGCCTCGGTTCAATGGGTAAAAGAGTAA
- a CDS encoding 5'-methylthioadenosine/adenosylhomocysteine nucleosidase, protein MRETIGIIGAMNEEVELLLAGMKQLETVKQTGITYVAGEWLGKQIVVCKSGVGKVNAAVTTQILIDRFQVNRIIFTGVAGAVHPKLNIGDMVISSECVQHDMDVTPLGFERGVIPYQETSAFPAEASLIALAEEACKAQGANYLIGKVLSGDQFIASKDTVKMLYTEMNGACAEMEGAAVAQVSYMNRVPFVILRAMSDKADGSAHVNFAEFTVESSQRSHRIVEHMLEHM, encoded by the coding sequence ATGCGTGAAACAATCGGTATCATTGGTGCAATGAATGAGGAAGTCGAACTTCTCTTGGCTGGTATGAAACAACTAGAGACTGTAAAACAAACCGGGATTACCTATGTTGCAGGCGAATGGCTGGGTAAACAGATTGTAGTCTGCAAATCAGGCGTGGGGAAAGTAAATGCGGCTGTGACGACACAGATTTTGATTGATCGTTTTCAGGTCAACCGTATTATTTTCACAGGTGTTGCAGGTGCAGTTCATCCAAAGTTGAATATTGGAGATATGGTCATCTCGTCCGAATGTGTACAGCATGATATGGATGTGACTCCACTTGGATTTGAGCGCGGGGTTATTCCTTACCAGGAGACGTCCGCCTTCCCGGCGGAAGCATCCCTTATCGCATTAGCTGAAGAAGCCTGCAAAGCGCAGGGAGCGAACTATCTGATCGGCAAAGTGCTGTCAGGAGATCAATTCATTGCAAGCAAGGATACGGTGAAAATGCTGTATACCGAAATGAATGGGGCATGTGCGGAGATGGAGGGAGCTGCCGTAGCGCAAGTGAGCTACATGAATCGTGTTCCGTTCGTTATACTTCGCGCAATGTCTGACAAGGCGGATGGATCAGCACATGTGAACTTTGCCGAGTTTACGGTGGAGTCTTCCCAGCGCTCTCACCGTATTGTGGAACATATGCTGGAACATATGTAA
- a CDS encoding GNAT family N-acetyltransferase produces the protein MEHIKEHHMRSIFKSGHRIIIEGPVLAETIKQLEFHTDLDAFRRPSEQQEALSEIAALPEGRIIIARENETIVGYVTFHYADECERWSEGNMTDLIELGAIEVADAYRSLGIGREMLLTAFENKQMEKYIVFTTEYYWHWDLKGSALSVWDYRKMMEKLMQTVDMTWYATDDPEICSHPANCLMVRIGSQVPIESEEQFDRVRFRHRFMY, from the coding sequence ATGGAGCATATTAAGGAGCATCATATGCGTTCCATCTTCAAGTCCGGCCACCGAATCATCATTGAGGGGCCCGTTCTGGCTGAGACGATTAAGCAGCTTGAATTTCATACCGATCTGGATGCCTTCAGGCGCCCTTCGGAACAGCAGGAGGCATTGTCCGAAATTGCCGCATTGCCTGAAGGTCGAATCATCATTGCACGGGAGAATGAGACCATTGTTGGTTATGTGACTTTCCATTATGCTGATGAATGCGAGCGTTGGTCGGAAGGCAATATGACTGATTTGATTGAGCTTGGCGCCATTGAGGTTGCAGATGCCTATCGATCGCTGGGGATTGGACGGGAAATGCTGCTCACTGCGTTTGAAAATAAACAGATGGAGAAATATATCGTATTTACGACAGAATATTACTGGCACTGGGATCTGAAGGGCAGCGCCCTTTCCGTGTGGGACTACCGCAAGATGATGGAAAAATTGATGCAAACTGTAGACATGACCTGGTACGCCACCGACGATCCCGAGATTTGTTCACATCCGGCAAACTGTCTCATGGTCCGTATTGGCAGCCAAGTGCCCATCGAATCGGAAGAACAGTTCGACCGCGTGCGATTCCGCCATCGTTTTATGTACTAA
- a CDS encoding glucose PTS transporter subunit IIA, with the protein MNWLGSLQQLGRAVMLPTMVLPAAAILLSVGSLPWDAWGLKVVGEVSTVAGHGIFYFLPYLFAVGVALGLSNQAGQAGLAALAGIVIYDQVTRNFGDGTVQPASLIGIILGALAGVTHNRFKSIKLPEILQFFGGSRFVLLIVGLCSALFSFFMLWIAPILQHALNAIATWEYSLGGFGLFIYGVLYRVLVAFGLHHLLNNVFWFQLGTYETADGNIVQGDLPRFFAGDPTAGYFMAGLFPIMMFAIPAIAFAIIQEAREDLKPKIKKTFLTSALVCFLTGVSEQIEFAFLFAAPYLFIVHAVMSGLAMWISYWLDIRHGFSYSAGIIDYILNFHLSENAWKLIPIGILYGLVYYFLFRWAIRTFKIPTPGREEGSMLEDWVGNIPYQAPLILEALGGKENIVQVEACITRLRLTVHNDRLIDTGAMKSMGSAGLIKLGGGNVQVVFGTYSELIREEIAKLLERDLQQVLFCAPVQGKMLPIEEVPDQIFAAKLVGDGVAFVPEKGELVSPVYGTIMHMYPTMHALGISTREGLEVLLHIGIDTSQLKGHFEAFVQEGDTVEPGQLLIKFDLAVLRAEAASLTTPMVITNPDRVKSWSFAPFKQVKKGQASVMSVVLYDRNVGGVE; encoded by the coding sequence ATGAATTGGCTCGGATCCTTGCAGCAGCTCGGACGAGCGGTAATGCTGCCTACAATGGTCCTTCCCGCCGCCGCAATTTTGCTGAGTGTTGGCAGTTTGCCCTGGGACGCCTGGGGATTGAAAGTTGTTGGTGAAGTGTCTACCGTGGCCGGACACGGTATTTTTTATTTTTTGCCGTATTTGTTCGCTGTCGGTGTAGCGCTGGGACTCTCCAACCAGGCCGGACAAGCGGGACTCGCTGCTCTGGCTGGTATTGTGATATATGATCAGGTGACTCGCAATTTCGGGGATGGCACCGTTCAACCTGCTTCCTTAATCGGAATTATTCTCGGTGCACTTGCCGGGGTGACGCATAATCGGTTCAAAAGTATTAAACTGCCCGAAATCTTACAGTTTTTCGGTGGTTCCAGGTTTGTTTTGCTCATCGTAGGGCTGTGCTCGGCACTGTTCTCCTTCTTTATGTTATGGATCGCACCCATTTTGCAACATGCATTGAACGCCATCGCCACCTGGGAATACAGTCTCGGCGGTTTTGGGCTGTTTATATATGGGGTCCTGTACAGGGTGTTGGTGGCCTTCGGACTGCATCATCTGCTGAACAATGTGTTCTGGTTCCAACTGGGGACGTATGAAACAGCAGACGGCAATATTGTGCAAGGGGATTTGCCGCGATTTTTTGCGGGTGATCCAACAGCAGGGTATTTTATGGCCGGGTTATTCCCGATCATGATGTTTGCGATTCCAGCGATTGCCTTTGCGATTATTCAGGAGGCAAGGGAAGACCTGAAGCCGAAAATCAAAAAAACATTTCTTACTTCCGCACTTGTTTGTTTTCTGACAGGGGTATCGGAGCAGATTGAGTTTGCCTTTTTGTTTGCGGCACCCTATCTGTTCATCGTGCATGCAGTCATGTCGGGACTTGCGATGTGGATCAGTTACTGGCTTGATATACGCCATGGGTTCTCCTACTCGGCTGGCATTATTGACTACATACTCAATTTCCATCTATCGGAGAATGCTTGGAAGCTCATACCGATTGGCATACTATATGGGTTGGTCTATTATTTCCTGTTTAGGTGGGCGATTCGCACGTTCAAGATTCCAACTCCAGGACGCGAAGAGGGGTCCATGCTGGAAGATTGGGTAGGTAACATTCCTTATCAAGCTCCTCTCATTTTGGAAGCATTGGGCGGGAAAGAAAACATTGTGCAGGTAGAGGCCTGCATTACACGACTTCGACTCACCGTGCATAATGATCGATTAATCGATACAGGTGCAATGAAGAGTATGGGGTCTGCAGGGCTGATCAAGCTGGGTGGCGGTAACGTACAAGTGGTATTTGGCACCTATTCGGAATTAATCCGGGAAGAGATTGCGAAGCTGCTTGAACGGGATCTGCAACAAGTTCTGTTCTGTGCGCCTGTGCAGGGTAAAATGCTGCCGATTGAAGAGGTGCCGGATCAGATATTTGCAGCCAAGCTTGTGGGCGATGGTGTAGCCTTTGTCCCGGAAAAGGGAGAGCTGGTCTCGCCTGTGTACGGAACGATTATGCACATGTATCCGACAATGCATGCCTTGGGCATTTCGACTCGGGAAGGGCTTGAGGTGCTGCTGCATATCGGTATCGACACTTCCCAACTGAAAGGCCACTTTGAAGCCTTTGTTCAGGAAGGGGACACGGTGGAGCCGGGGCAGTTGTTAATCAAGTTTGACCTAGCTGTACTGCGAGCCGAGGCGGCATCGCTGACGACACCAATGGTGATCACGAATCCCGATCGTGTCAAATCATGGAGCTTTGCTCCATTTAAGCAAGTTAAGAAAGGTCAGGCATCCGTTATGTCCGTGGTGCTCTATGACAGGAACGTTGGAGGGGTAGAATGA
- a CDS encoding CoA-binding protein: MEFNNPTREEIGQILRKAGNIAVVGLSDKSDRTSYMVAEAMQSRGYRIIPVNPQVQGEILGETVYATLADIPEPVDIVNVFRRDEYCADVAREAAAIKANVLWLQLGIHSDEAVQIAAENGMTAVTNRCIKVEDSIVLRGAGRG, translated from the coding sequence ATGGAATTTAACAATCCTACTCGTGAAGAAATTGGACAAATTTTGCGCAAGGCAGGCAACATTGCAGTCGTCGGCTTATCGGACAAATCAGATCGCACTTCCTATATGGTAGCGGAAGCGATGCAAAGCAGAGGTTATCGCATCATCCCGGTAAATCCACAGGTACAAGGTGAGATTCTCGGTGAGACAGTATATGCAACCCTCGCGGATATCCCTGAGCCGGTAGATATCGTGAACGTATTCCGCCGCGATGAATATTGCGCAGATGTCGCTCGTGAAGCTGCGGCGATCAAAGCAAATGTACTGTGGCTTCAGCTTGGTATCCACAGCGATGAAGCCGTACAGATTGCTGCTGAGAACGGCATGACAGCGGTAACGAATCGTTGTATCAAGGTAGAGGATTCCATCGTTCTGCGCGGTGCTGGACGCGGTTAA
- the ptsP gene encoding phosphoenolpyruvate--protein phosphotransferase, with protein sequence MKIQGINGAAGIAIGKAFVLPSWEWDLPDQKMDSVDLAQEFERLYEGIRTSKDEIEYIKNEFKEVVGPEESSIFDAHLAILEDPVFMNEIRGIIERQYKAAEVAVKEAIDHFVTMFDLLDDEYMKERAIDIKDVGNRLLKHLLGAPEITLPSDTQPYILVAKELSPSQLAHLNPSHVLGIVTLIGGKTSHSAIMARALGIPLVSGLEASLGMPVETGDMLVVDGDNGLVFTEPDRKTIERYTMIRSKQLKKKEQLQVLATVDAVTKDGSVLHLASNISSVKELDMALKHGAKGVGLFRTEFLYMDRATFPGEQEQYEVYRLVAEKTAGQSVVIRTLDIGGDKQLDYFELPEEDNPFLGYRAIRISLDRKDLFKTQLTAILRASAAGNVKIMYPMISSVEELQEANEILREAMSDLDERELPYDPHIQVGIMIEVPAAVMIADLLAEEADFFSIGTNDLVQYVLAVDRMNEQIAHMYHPYHPAVLRMLRATVEAAHTAGIDVSVCGEMAGDERSIPLWLELGISNLSMSPQSLLRVKHRVLNTTAAAAKEAAHDCFTLRTSADIEQRLQVFNDSMGSPDEQSGSNAS encoded by the coding sequence ATGAAGATACAAGGCATCAACGGCGCTGCAGGCATAGCCATCGGCAAAGCATTTGTCCTGCCCAGTTGGGAATGGGATCTGCCGGATCAGAAGATGGATTCAGTGGATCTCGCCCAAGAGTTCGAACGGCTGTACGAGGGCATACGGACATCGAAGGATGAGATTGAATATATCAAGAACGAGTTCAAGGAAGTGGTCGGTCCTGAAGAGTCCAGCATCTTTGATGCGCATCTGGCTATTCTGGAAGATCCGGTGTTCATGAACGAAATTCGCGGCATTATTGAACGGCAGTACAAAGCAGCAGAAGTAGCCGTCAAAGAAGCCATTGATCATTTTGTCACCATGTTCGATCTGCTTGACGACGAGTATATGAAGGAGCGGGCGATCGACATTAAGGATGTGGGTAACCGTCTGTTAAAACATCTGCTGGGCGCACCGGAAATTACGCTCCCATCGGATACCCAGCCTTATATACTCGTGGCCAAAGAGCTGTCGCCCTCTCAATTGGCGCATTTGAATCCAAGCCACGTGCTGGGCATTGTGACACTTATCGGAGGCAAAACGTCACATTCGGCAATTATGGCTCGTGCCCTTGGCATTCCTCTCGTTTCCGGTCTGGAGGCGAGTCTTGGCATGCCGGTAGAGACCGGAGATATGTTGGTTGTCGATGGAGATAACGGCCTCGTCTTTACGGAGCCGGACCGCAAGACGATTGAACGTTACACGATGATTCGCAGCAAACAACTGAAGAAAAAAGAACAGCTGCAGGTACTTGCAACAGTGGATGCCGTAACTAAAGACGGTTCCGTTCTGCATCTGGCTTCTAACATCAGTTCCGTCAAGGAACTGGATATGGCACTGAAACATGGGGCGAAGGGCGTGGGGTTGTTCCGGACAGAGTTCCTATACATGGACCGTGCTACGTTCCCTGGTGAGCAGGAACAGTATGAGGTCTATCGTCTTGTCGCTGAGAAAACTGCAGGTCAGTCTGTCGTTATTCGTACGCTAGATATTGGTGGTGACAAGCAGCTAGATTACTTTGAACTGCCAGAAGAAGATAATCCATTTCTCGGATATCGTGCGATTCGGATCAGTCTGGACCGCAAAGATCTTTTCAAAACGCAGCTCACAGCCATTCTGCGTGCCAGTGCTGCGGGCAATGTCAAAATTATGTACCCGATGATTTCTTCGGTAGAAGAACTTCAGGAGGCCAATGAAATCCTGCGTGAAGCGATGTCTGATCTGGACGAGCGAGAATTGCCGTACGATCCGCATATTCAGGTGGGCATCATGATTGAGGTTCCCGCAGCGGTGATGATAGCCGATCTGCTTGCCGAGGAAGCTGATTTCTTCAGTATTGGTACCAATGATCTAGTGCAATATGTACTGGCTGTGGACCGAATGAATGAGCAGATTGCACATATGTATCATCCGTATCACCCGGCTGTACTGCGCATGCTTCGTGCAACAGTGGAGGCGGCTCACACGGCAGGCATTGATGTCAGTGTATGCGGAGAGATGGCAGGAGACGAGCGCTCGATTCCCCTATGGCTGGAGCTGGGGATCAGCAATCTGAGCATGTCTCCACAATCTTTGCTGCGTGTGAAGCACAGGGTATTGAATACGACGGCTGCTGCTGCCAAAGAGGCAGCTCATGATTGCTTCACTTTGCGGACAAGTGCAGATATCGAACAGCGTTTGCAGGTCTTCAATGATTCGATGGGCAGTCCGGATGAACAGAGTGGATCGAACGCATCTTGA
- a CDS encoding rhodanese-like domain-containing protein, whose product MTQIAEIEPSELRRRLQAGEKLQMIDVREDDEVAQGMIEGAKHIPLGQIPDRLSEIQKSGEIVLICRSGYRSERACEYLQQLGYDGCTNMVGGMLQWQEEE is encoded by the coding sequence ATGACACAAATTGCTGAAATTGAACCTTCTGAGCTGCGCCGCCGTTTGCAGGCGGGAGAGAAGCTGCAGATGATAGACGTCCGTGAGGACGATGAAGTCGCACAAGGCATGATCGAGGGCGCCAAGCACATCCCGCTTGGACAGATTCCGGACAGACTGTCCGAAATTCAAAAGTCCGGTGAGATTGTTCTAATCTGCCGCAGTGGATACCGTAGCGAGCGTGCCTGTGAGTACTTGCAGCAGCTCGGATATGATGGCTGCACCAATATGGTTGGCGGCATGCTGCAATGGCAAGAGGAAGAATAA